Proteins encoded in a region of the Populus alba chromosome 13, ASM523922v2, whole genome shotgun sequence genome:
- the LOC118034437 gene encoding putative receptor protein kinase ZmPK1: MAISIILPFLPLIFFSSFSSSTIDRLSGSSSLSVEHADDVLTSPNGDFSAGFFPVGDNAYCFAIWFCEPYSEGNRTIVWMANRDQPVNGRKSELSLRKSGNAIITDAGRLTVWSTNTVSESPVFLYLHENGNLILQNSEGGVLWQSFDSPTDTLLPQQLLTKDMQLVSSRSQGNFSSRFYKLYFDDDNVLRLLYGGPEISVYWPDPELLSWEASRSTYNSSRIAFLDSLGYFSSSDNFTFMSADYGERFQRILKLDFDGNIRLYSRKYRMDKWTVSWQAMSQPCRIHGTCGPNSICSYVPHFGRKCSCLPGFKIRDRTDWSLGCVQEFNLTCTRNEIRFLKLSNVEFFGYDYGFFPNCTFGMCENLCLQICDCKGFQFKFIKHDHPSNIPYCYPKTQLLNGHHSPNFEGDMYLKVPKTLPIQETGLDCSSTVVKQLNRTYTKHQENASLKFVVRFAMVVGSVELGVIFIVWCFLIRTHRNSSEGTQNYHRITTGFRKFTLSELKKATQGFSKEIGRGSGGVVYKGMLSDHRIAAVKRLNDAYQGEAEFQAEVSTIGKLNHMNLTEMWGYCAEGKHRLLVYKYMEHGSLAEQLSSNSLGWEKRFDIAVGTAKGLAYLHEECLEWVLHCDVKPQNILLDSNYQPKVSDFGLSRPLKRGSQVIEGFSKIRGTRGYMAPEWVFNLPITSKVDVYSYGMVLLEMISGKCPAEEIENRRLVTWVREKMKQAPEMSSWIEMIIDPKLEGKYDKGRMEILFEVALKCVAEDRDARPTMSQVVEMILHQENDSELCRVHPYELTGAKISITGEEGSSYTPPKSLLPHKLQKEGVNKDENDFNNFKEEDLGIQDSKEEEVETQPEEVGDNKHLLLKEEEAVREQANYVEEDAIIRGLAALLVQQGLGENYENIWYLDSRANNQMCGQRDLFGDLDETI; the protein is encoded by the exons ATGGCTATATCAATTATCTTGCCTTTTCTGcctttgattttcttctcttcattttcaTCTTCGACAATTGACAGATTAAGCGGATCCTCATCTTTATCAGTGGAACATGCAGACGATGTTTTGACTTCGCCGAATGGCGATTTCTCGGCGGGGTTTTTCCCTGTCGGAGATAATGCTTACTGCTTTGCTATATGGTTTTGTGAGCCATATAGTGAAGGCAACCGCACCATTGTTTGGATGGCAAACCGTGACCAACCAGTTAACGGAAGAAAGTCAGAGCTTTCTCTACGTAAATCGGGTAATGCCATCATTACCGATGCTGGCCGTCTCACTGTTTGGTCCACAAACACTGTTTCAGAATCCCCTGTGTTTCTATACCTCCATGAAAATGGTAATCTTATACTACAAAACTCGGAAGGTGGTGTGCTTTGGCAAAGCTTCGATTCTCCGACAGATACTCTACTTCCTCAGCAACTACTCACCAAGGATATGCAGCTTGTTTCATCTAGAAGCCAAGGAAACTTTTCTTCAAGATTCTATAAGCTTTATTTTGATGACGATAACGTTCTCCGTCTTCTGTACGGAGGTCCTGAAATCAGCGTATATTGGCCGGATCCGGAGCTTCTGAGCTGGGAAGCTTCGAGGTCAACTTATAACAGCAGCCGAATTGCTTTTCTAGATTCATTGGGTTACTTTAGCTCATCTGACAATTTTACTTTTATGTCTGCTGATTATGGAGAAAGATTCCAGAGAATATTGAAACTAGATTTCGATGGTAATATTCGGCTATACAGTCGAAAATACAGGATGGACAAGTGGACTGTTTCATGGCAAGCCATGTCTCAACCTTGCAGGATTCACGGGACCTGTGGACCTAACAGTATTTGTAGCTACGTTCCTCACTTTGGTAGGAAATGTTCATGCCTTCCAGGATTCAAGATCAGGGATCGTACGGACTGGTCATTGGGTTGTGTACAAGAATTCAATCTCACTTGTACCAGAAATGAGATACGTTTCCTTAAGCTGTCTAATGTTGAGTTTTTTGGCTACGACTATGGCTTCTTCCCCAATTGCACCTTTGGAATGTGTGAAAACTTGTGCTTGCAGATATGTGACTGCAAAGGATTCCAGTTCAAGTTCATCAAGCACGACCATCCCAGTAACATTCCTTATTGTTACCCCAAGACACAGCTGCTGAATGGGCATCATTCACCAAATTTCGAAGGAGACATGTATCTGAAGGTGCCGAAAACCTTGCCTATTCAAGAAACTGGGTTAGATTGCTCCAGCACAGTTGTCAAGCAGCTGAACAGAACATACACAAAACACCAAGAAAATGCATCACTAAAGTTTGTCGTTCGATTTGCGATGGTAGTTGGATCGGTTGAGCTCGGTGTCATTTTCATAGTGTGGTGTTTTCTTATAAGAACTCACCGGAACTCTAGCGAAGGTACCCAAAATTACCACAGAATTACCACTGGCTTCAGAAAATTCACCCTTTCAGAGCTAAAAAAGGCGACTCAAGGATTTAGCAAAGAGATTGGAAGAGGTTCTGGAGGAGTTGTTTACAAGGGAATGTTATCTGATCATAGAATAGCAGCCGTTAAGCGACTGAATGATGCTTACCAAGGAGAAGCAGAGTTCCAGGCAGAAGTTAGCACAATTGGGAAACTTAATCACATGAACTTGACAGAGATGTGGGGATATTGTGCAGAAGGAAAGCACAGGCTTTTGGTATACAAGTACATGGAGCATGGATCCTTGGCAGAACAACTCTCTTCCAATTCACTTGGTTGGGAAAAGAGGTTTGACATCGCAGTAGGGACTGCTAAAGGCCTTGCTTATTTACATGAAGAATGCCTAGAGTGGGTTTTACATTGTGATGTAAAGCCTCAGAACATACTTCTCGACAGCAACTACCAGCCAAAGGTGTCAGATTTTGGATTATCTCGGCCACTAAAAAGAGGTAGCCAAGTTATCGAAGGCTTCTCAAAGATAAGAGGAACTAGAGGTTACATGGCTCCGGAGTGGGTTTTCAATCTGCCCATCACCTCCAAAGTGGATGTTTATAGCTATGGCATGGTATTGCTGGAGATGATCAGTGGAAAGTGTCCAGCAGAGGAGATAGAGAACAGGAGGCTGGTTACATGGGTGAGAGAAAAGATGAAGCAAGCTCCTGAAATGAGCTCTTGGATAGAAATGATCATAGACCCCAAATTGGAAGGAAAATATGACAAGGGTAGGATGGAAATCCTGTTTGAGGTGGCTCTAAAATGTGTAGCTGAAGACAGAGATGCGAGACCAACAATGAGCCAAGTAGTTgaaatgattttgcatcagGAAAATGATTCTGAACTT TGTAGGGTTCATCCATACGAACTCACTGGTGCAAAAATAAGCATCACTGGAGAAGAAGGTAGCTCATACACACCGCCTAAAAGTTTG CTTCCACATAAACTTCAAAAGGAAGGAGTCAACAAAGACGAGAATGATTTCAACAATTTCAAggaagaggatcttggaatacaGGATTCAAAGGAAGAGGAGGTAGAAACACAACCAGAGGAGGTCGGGGACAACAAGCATTTACTCCTaaaggaagaggaggcg GTACGCGAAcaagccaactatgtagagGAGGATGCCATCATCAGAGGACTAGCTGCATTATTAGTCCAACAAGGACTAGGTGAGAATTATGAGAATATTTGGTATCTAGATTCTAGAGCCAACAATCAAATGTGTGGCCAACGGGATCTATttggtgatctagatgagaccataTAA